In a single window of the Pongo abelii isolate AG06213 chromosome 1, NHGRI_mPonAbe1-v2.0_pri, whole genome shotgun sequence genome:
- the LOC100456442 gene encoding aflatoxin B1 aldehyde reductase member 3, with the protein MSRQLSRARPATVLGAMEMGRRMDAPTSAAVTRAFLERGHTEIDTAFVYSDGHSETILGGLGLGLGGSDCRVKIDTKANPLFGNSLKPDSLRFQLETSLKRLQCPRVDLFYLHMPDHSTPVEETLRACHQLHQEGKFVELGLSNYAAWEVAEICTLCKSNGWILPTVYQGMYNAITRQVETELFPCLRHFGLRFYAFNPLAGGLLTGKYKYEDKDGKQPVGRFFGNTWAELYRNRYWKENHFEGIALVEKALQAAYGASAPSMTSATLRWMYHHSQLQGAHGDAVILGMSSLEQLEQNLAAAEEGPLEPTVVDAFNQAWHLVAHECPNYFR; encoded by the exons ATGTCCCGGCAGCTGTCGCGGGCCCGGCCAGCCACGGTGCTGGGGGCCATGGAGATGGGGCGCCGCATGGACGCGCCCACCAGCGCCGCAGTCACGCGCGCCTTCCTGGAGCGCGGCCACACCGAGATAGACACCGCCTTCGTGTACAGCGACGGCCATTCCGAGACCATCCTTGGCGGCCTGGGGCTTGGGCTGGGCGGCAGCGACTGCAGAG TGAAAATTGATACCAAGGCCAATCCACTGTTTGGGAACTCCCTGAAGCCTGACAGTCTCCGGTTCCAGCTGGAGACGTCACTGAAGCGGCTGCAGTGTCCCCGAGTGGACCTCTTCTACCTGCACATGCCAGACCACAGCACCCCGGTGGAAGAGACGCTGCGTGCCTGCCACCAGCTGCACCAGGAG GGCAAGTTCGTGGAGCTTGGCCTCTCCAACTATGCTGCCTGGGAAGTGGCCGAGATCTGTACCCTCTGCAAGAGCAATGGCTGGATCCTGCCCACTGTGTACCAG GGCATGTACAACGCCATCACCCGGCAGGTGGAAACGGAACTCTTCCCCTGCCTCAGGCACTTTGGACTGAGGTTCTATGCCTTCAACCCTCTGGCTG GGGGCCTGCTGACTGGCAAGTACAAGTATGAGGACAAGGATGGGAAACAGCCTGTGGGCCGCTTCTTTGGGAATACCTGGGCAGAGTTGTACAGGAATCG CTACTGGAAGGAGAACCACTTCGAGGGCATTGCCCTGGTGGAGAAGGCCCTGCAGGCCGCATATGGTGCCAGCGCCCCCAGCATGACCTCAGCCACCCTCCGGTGGATGTACCACCACTCACAGCTGCAG GGTGCCCACGGGGACGCGGTCATCCTGGGCATGTCCAGCCTGGAGCAGCTGGAGCAGAACTTGGCAGCGGCAGAGGAAGGGCCCCTGGAGCCGACTGTCGTAGACGCCTTTAATCAAGCCTGGCATTTAGTTGCTCACGAATGTCCCAACTACTTCCGCTAG